A DNA window from Parabacteroides johnsonii DSM 18315 contains the following coding sequences:
- a CDS encoding SusC/RagA family TonB-linked outer membrane protein has product MKLVLIMLTVMLFRVSATESYAQSTRINLSMENSTVKDVLKGIESRSEFTFYYNDKVINTNKRVTVNAEDKNISEILALILPDCDFKIYNKNIIITEKKAEETKATQEGKKITGVVLDAFGPVVGANIVEKGTMNGVISDSEGRFVLNVAPGATLIVSYIGYVSQEIKINDQASYTITLREDTETLEEVVVVGYGTMKKKDLTGAVKRVNLEESPAVANTSLSQALVGSTAGVNTAQSGYAGEDVSLSIRGTTSFSASQNPLIVLDGIIYNGAMSDINVNDISSIDILKDASAAAVYGARSANGVILITTKKGKTEKPKVSFNMSIGTQSASNHSANYMNAEEYTRRLADYAYQQDLRAWYKTNPTSDVGRPAYPDLSSREANAYYLRSQEEKDSYLSGAAYDIDWIDKVMQTGLTQDYNIGVSGSSDYVNYYLSGAYHDEEGLLLNDQFKRYTFNAKVDTKVTDWLKIGANINFSHRDYSGVSANFDYATKASPLAAYDFDTPGYHRLELATESSMKDPLQYLAIDNSDLRNTLFLTLNGRIDVPFIKGLSYDFNYSTTRYHRDNNSFYPSDVDGGFINNGKAIKEPENENAYLFNHIFAYQRTFGDHSLNATFVYTKEKRWGDKTTAIAESFDTDNLGYNNLGIGTLFTEKSTAWQESNVGLMGRISYNYKNRYLFTGTVRRDGFSGFGSNNKFVTLPSASIGWVISEEDFNPFEDVYLKLRLSYGQNGNQGIGRYASLAKLGMGAYNYDDDRVISLYPSEMANKDLKWERTSSWNFGIDFGFFNQRLNGSFEVYKSHTTDVLVKRTLPNVTGYSWVWANLGGVDNKGVEVELNSVNIQNKNFSWTSGFTFSLNRDKITDLYGDGTTQDLTNGWFVGESIGAIYSYEMQGVWQEEDLYSGKIYEGWYPGQQKFADLNGDGKIDAEHDRKIIGNKNPNCRFSFSNTLTWKNWSLYFMLNSMLGGGGYYMGGNGLLAPDNSSDYVVRLNQPAIREYWTPENHSNEGLALFRNQPISTSIYQNRGFVRLQDVSLMYSFDKKLLQKTGVISQLQLFLTGKNLYTFTGWDGWDPEYTAFPLTRSLQFGIKLSL; this is encoded by the coding sequence ATGAAATTAGTCCTGATTATGTTAACCGTTATGCTATTTAGGGTTTCTGCTACAGAGTCTTATGCACAAAGTACTCGGATAAACCTAAGCATGGAAAACTCTACTGTCAAAGATGTTCTAAAAGGAATAGAGAGTAGGAGTGAGTTTACTTTTTATTATAATGACAAGGTTATTAACACGAACAAGCGAGTCACTGTGAATGCCGAAGATAAAAATATATCGGAGATATTGGCATTGATTCTGCCGGATTGTGATTTTAAGATTTATAATAAGAATATTATAATAACGGAGAAAAAGGCAGAGGAAACAAAAGCCACTCAAGAGGGAAAGAAGATCACAGGTGTTGTCTTGGATGCATTCGGCCCGGTAGTCGGAGCGAACATTGTGGAAAAAGGAACAATGAACGGTGTTATATCTGATTCGGAAGGACGCTTCGTCCTTAACGTTGCACCTGGTGCAACGTTAATAGTTTCTTATATAGGATATGTCTCTCAAGAAATAAAAATCAATGATCAGGCGTCCTATACCATAACACTCCGGGAAGATACCGAAACATTGGAAGAAGTAGTGGTTGTCGGATATGGAACCATGAAAAAGAAAGACTTGACAGGCGCAGTGAAAAGGGTGAATTTGGAAGAATCTCCTGCAGTTGCTAATACAAGTTTATCTCAGGCACTTGTTGGGTCTACAGCAGGTGTCAATACGGCTCAAAGCGGATATGCTGGGGAGGATGTAAGTCTGAGTATTCGTGGAACAACTTCATTTTCTGCTTCTCAAAATCCTTTGATTGTCTTGGATGGCATTATTTACAATGGGGCAATGTCCGATATCAATGTAAATGACATAAGCAGTATTGATATTTTGAAAGATGCAAGTGCAGCGGCTGTCTATGGTGCTCGTTCGGCCAATGGCGTAATCTTGATTACAACTAAAAAAGGAAAAACTGAGAAACCGAAAGTTTCATTTAATATGTCTATAGGGACACAGTCTGCATCTAATCATAGTGCAAATTATATGAATGCAGAAGAATATACAAGGCGCTTGGCTGATTATGCCTATCAACAGGATTTACGTGCGTGGTATAAAACAAATCCGACAAGCGATGTAGGTCGTCCTGCTTATCCGGATTTGTCGAGTAGAGAAGCTAATGCTTATTATCTGAGATCTCAAGAAGAAAAAGATAGCTATCTTTCGGGAGCAGCGTATGATATTGATTGGATAGACAAGGTTATGCAGACTGGTTTGACGCAAGATTATAATATCGGTGTTTCTGGCAGCTCAGATTATGTGAATTATTATTTATCGGGAGCCTATCATGATGAAGAAGGTCTGTTGCTAAATGATCAATTTAAGCGTTATACATTCAATGCGAAGGTCGATACAAAGGTGACTGATTGGTTGAAAATCGGTGCAAACATTAACTTCTCCCATCGTGATTATTCGGGAGTGTCTGCTAATTTTGATTATGCAACAAAAGCATCACCTTTGGCCGCGTATGACTTTGATACACCAGGATATCATCGTCTGGAGTTGGCAACAGAATCATCTATGAAAGATCCATTACAATATTTGGCTATTGATAATTCAGATTTGCGAAATACACTCTTTTTGACCTTGAACGGGCGTATTGATGTTCCTTTTATTAAAGGCTTGTCTTATGATTTTAATTATTCAACTACCCGGTATCATCGAGATAATAATTCGTTTTATCCGTCAGATGTGGATGGAGGATTTATTAATAATGGTAAAGCTATAAAAGAGCCGGAGAATGAAAATGCTTATTTATTTAATCATATTTTTGCTTATCAAAGAACATTTGGCGATCATTCATTGAATGCAACATTTGTTTATACAAAGGAAAAAAGATGGGGTGATAAGACTACTGCTATTGCAGAATCGTTCGATACGGACAATTTAGGTTATAATAATTTAGGTATCGGTACATTGTTTACTGAAAAAAGTACAGCTTGGCAGGAATCCAATGTGGGTTTGATGGGACGTATTAGTTACAATTATAAAAATCGTTATTTGTTTACAGGTACAGTACGTCGTGATGGCTTTTCGGGATTTGGAAGTAATAATAAGTTTGTAACATTGCCTTCTGCCTCTATTGGTTGGGTGATTTCAGAGGAAGACTTTAATCCGTTTGAGGATGTATATTTGAAATTGCGTCTTTCTTATGGACAGAATGGTAATCAGGGTATTGGACGTTATGCCTCATTAGCTAAATTAGGAATGGGGGCTTATAATTATGATGATGATAGGGTTATTTCTTTATATCCTTCTGAAATGGCTAATAAGGATTTGAAATGGGAACGTACTTCGTCTTGGAACTTTGGTATTGATTTCGGTTTCTTTAATCAACGTTTAAATGGTTCGTTTGAAGTCTATAAATCGCATACAACAGATGTTTTGGTAAAACGAACATTGCCGAATGTCACAGGATATAGTTGGGTTTGGGCAAACTTAGGTGGTGTTGATAATAAGGGTGTGGAAGTCGAACTGAATTCTGTCAATATCCAGAATAAAAATTTCTCTTGGACATCCGGTTTTACATTCTCATTGAATCGAGATAAGATTACAGATTTGTATGGTGATGGAACAACACAAGATTTGACGAATGGATGGTTTGTCGGTGAATCGATAGGTGCTATCTATTCTTATGAAATGCAAGGTGTTTGGCAAGAGGAAGATTTGTATTCCGGTAAGATTTATGAAGGTTGGTATCCAGGGCAACAGAAATTTGCTGATTTGAATGGTGATGGTAAGATTGATGCTGAACATGATCGTAAGATTATCGGTAATAAGAATCCTAATTGCCGTTTCAGTTTTAGCAATACATTGACATGGAAAAATTGGTCTTTGTACTTTATGCTGAACTCAATGTTGGGCGGAGGTGGCTATTATATGGGAGGCAATGGTCTTTTGGCTCCGGATAATAGTTCAGATTATGTAGTTCGTTTGAATCAACCGGCTATCAGAGAATATTGGACACCGGAAAACCATTCCAATGAGGGACTTGCTTTGTTTAGAAATCAGCCGATATCTACAAGTATTTATCAAAATAGAGGATTTGTCCGTCTTCAGGATGTGTCTTTGATGTATTCATTCGATAAGAAGTTGTTACAAAAGACAGGAGTCATTAGTCAGTTACAGCTGTTTTTAACAGGAAAAAATTTGTATACGTTTACAGGTTGGGATGGATGGGATCCTGAATATACAGCATTTCCATTGACTCGTAGTTTGCAATTTGGAATTAAGTTATCACTTTAA
- a CDS encoding RagB/SusD family nutrient uptake outer membrane protein: MKYNFISNTIFSKLIAVAFFLGGLFGCNDDFLEEKPLDFLSSENAYSEASGIKLGINGLHSYLRDVLYYGDDAIVYFYSSMADVSYNGENPGGVTYEVLTPSNSLFYKLWKNMYILISRSNELLLYIDEEETTGWDSPEQRALYKGEVLFFRAYAYRLLTSFYGDVPLLVDAVTVPKTEFVRTSLKDVYAQVESDLLFATQHLPDPGKEEEKGRVTKGAAYHLLSEVYLQEGKYKEAVEAATHVIDDFGYRLMTERFGATTDVFKTGDVFLDLFAYGNQNLSENKEAIWVAQFGANLSGGGGTGNGPQGSNVSGGGGQNNGPRRHGPRYYSLGNDPAGYACILGEFIDGKYTGYSDTLSRPVSWSRPTYHVTHEVWASDWDNDIRNAPHNIKRTYYFQNPESPYNGQVIDFSLWGSYETNGRNPMKDTCNFIYPYWIGKVGDPCHIQAEPLRSGGGYTWKDCYFMRLAETYLNRAEAYIQLGEMQKAADDINVVRSRANAKPVAVGDVTIDYLLDERIRELYTEEFREVVLRRTGKFLEYLRKYNNNPQAPGMNVKDHNVLWPIPQTEIDATGGALTQNPGYN; the protein is encoded by the coding sequence ATGAAATACAATTTTATATCAAATACGATCTTTTCTAAATTAATAGCAGTAGCGTTCTTTTTGGGAGGTTTGTTCGGGTGTAATGATGACTTTTTGGAAGAGAAACCGTTAGACTTTTTATCTTCGGAAAATGCCTATTCGGAAGCATCGGGTATTAAATTAGGAATAAATGGACTTCACAGTTATTTGCGCGACGTGTTGTATTATGGAGATGATGCTATTGTCTATTTTTACAGTTCAATGGCTGATGTCAGTTACAATGGGGAAAATCCAGGAGGTGTAACATATGAAGTATTGACCCCTTCCAATAGTTTGTTTTATAAATTGTGGAAGAATATGTATATTCTGATCAGTCGTTCTAATGAGTTGTTACTTTATATAGATGAGGAAGAAACGACAGGTTGGGATAGTCCTGAACAGCGAGCATTATATAAGGGAGAAGTTTTGTTTTTCCGTGCGTATGCTTATCGTTTACTTACTTCTTTTTATGGAGATGTTCCTCTGTTGGTTGATGCGGTGACTGTTCCTAAAACAGAATTTGTTCGTACATCATTAAAAGATGTGTACGCTCAAGTGGAGAGTGATTTACTTTTTGCTACTCAACATTTGCCAGATCCTGGTAAGGAAGAAGAAAAAGGACGTGTTACAAAAGGTGCTGCCTACCATTTGTTGTCAGAGGTTTATTTACAAGAGGGTAAATATAAAGAAGCGGTTGAAGCTGCTACACATGTGATAGATGATTTTGGTTATCGATTGATGACTGAGCGTTTCGGGGCGACAACTGATGTCTTTAAAACAGGTGATGTATTCTTAGATTTGTTTGCGTATGGTAATCAAAATCTGAGTGAAAATAAAGAGGCGATATGGGTAGCTCAGTTTGGTGCTAACCTGTCAGGGGGAGGAGGAACAGGCAATGGTCCTCAGGGTTCAAATGTATCGGGTGGTGGAGGACAAAATAACGGTCCTCGTCGTCATGGCCCTCGTTATTATTCTTTGGGAAATGACCCAGCTGGATACGCTTGTATATTAGGTGAATTTATTGACGGTAAATATACTGGATATAGTGATACGTTAAGCCGTCCGGTTTCTTGGTCACGTCCGACATATCATGTGACTCATGAAGTTTGGGCTTCTGATTGGGATAATGATATTCGAAATGCACCTCATAATATTAAGCGTACTTATTATTTCCAAAATCCGGAATCGCCTTATAATGGACAAGTCATAGATTTCTCTTTGTGGGGTAGTTATGAAACAAATGGTCGTAATCCGATGAAAGATACTTGTAATTTTATATATCCTTATTGGATCGGAAAGGTTGGCGATCCTTGTCATATCCAAGCAGAACCCCTTCGTAGTGGTGGAGGATATACATGGAAGGATTGTTACTTTATGCGATTGGCAGAAACCTATTTAAATCGGGCAGAAGCTTATATTCAGTTAGGTGAAATGCAAAAAGCAGCAGATGATATCAATGTTGTCCGTTCACGTGCAAATGCTAAGCCAGTAGCAGTAGGCGATGTTACTATTGATTATTTGTTGGATGAACGAATCCGCGAATTATATACGGAAGAATTTCGTGAAGTTGTTTTGCGTCGCACTGGCAAATTCCTTGAATATCTGCGAAAGTATAACAATAATCCGCAGGCTCCTGGAATGAATGTGAAAGACCACAATGTTTTGTGGCCGATCCCTCAAACAGAAATAGATGCTACCGGTGGTGCGCTTACGCAAAATCCTGGTTATAATTAA
- a CDS encoding sugar phosphate isomerase/epimerase family protein encodes MEKSRRSFLIKGVTGAMLMATPNIVKAGVMDMAKPKVAKAVNPFHLGMAGFTFVAFDLETTLKTLQRLDIHYLCIKDFHLPYDCTDAQIEELHAKCASYGVKGYAVGPINMKTKDEIDHAFEYAKRVGVKTIVGVPTYELLSYVDKKVKEYDFHYAIHLHGPDLPVFPDAKDVWEHTKDLDPRIGMCLDIGHDLRSGRDPVADLKKYHTRVFDMHIKDVTDSTKAGHAIELGRGKIDFPALVQMMREVNYTGMCSLEYEKDRNDPFLGIAESIGYFKAVSDMVY; translated from the coding sequence ATGGAAAAATCAAGAAGATCATTTTTAATAAAAGGGGTGACTGGGGCTATGCTTATGGCCACCCCGAATATAGTGAAAGCCGGCGTAATGGATATGGCCAAGCCGAAAGTGGCTAAAGCTGTAAATCCTTTCCATCTTGGCATGGCTGGCTTTACGTTTGTTGCGTTTGATTTGGAAACTACGTTGAAGACTTTGCAGCGTCTGGATATTCATTATCTCTGTATTAAAGATTTTCATCTGCCTTACGATTGTACGGATGCACAAATAGAAGAGTTGCATGCCAAATGTGCTTCGTATGGTGTGAAAGGATATGCTGTCGGTCCGATCAATATGAAGACAAAAGATGAAATAGACCATGCGTTTGAATATGCAAAACGAGTAGGAGTAAAAACGATAGTCGGTGTTCCTACGTATGAACTATTGTCATACGTGGATAAAAAGGTAAAGGAGTACGATTTTCACTATGCCATCCATTTGCATGGACCGGATTTACCAGTATTCCCGGATGCCAAAGATGTGTGGGAACATACTAAAGATTTGGACCCGCGTATAGGTATGTGTCTGGATATAGGACATGATTTGCGTAGCGGTCGTGACCCTGTCGCTGATTTGAAAAAATATCATACGCGTGTATTTGATATGCATATCAAGGATGTGACAGACTCGACAAAAGCAGGACATGCTATTGAATTAGGCCGTGGAAAGATTGATTTTCCTGCTTTAGTACAGATGATGCGTGAGGTCAACTATACAGGAATGTGTAGCTTGGAATATGAAAAGGATAGGAATGATCCGTTTTTAGGAATTGCTGAATCTATCGGTTATTTCAAAGCTGTTAGTGATATGGTTTATTGA
- a CDS encoding Gfo/Idh/MocA family oxidoreductase: MKSDIISRRSFFKQALAFSAVSAIPSFWIPKANAASVASRMSANDKVRVAFIGIGNRGADISQRMFKTGLCEVVALCDVDMGAPHTQKIISMFPDVPRFQDFRQMFDKMADKIDAVTVCTPDHSHFPITIEAMAHGKHVYVEKPMARTFQEVELMMRAEKKFGVVTQMGNQGHSEANYFQFKAWKEAGLIKDVTAITAHMNNPRRWHGWNPNIKHLPMGEPVPESLDWDTWLGVRPYHEYNHDYHLGQWRCWYDFGMGTLGDWGAHLLDTAHEFLDLGLPNEINPLYLKDHNPFFYPMSSTILFKFPERNNMPAVDVTWYDGLDNIPAVPENYGTSEVDPNIPAVNGGKLQLVNLNPGKEIYTKTLTFKGGSHGSTLSVIPDKIAKEMNPVLPEYGKSPSDHYANFLLACQGKEKTRSPFSVAGPLSQVFCLGVLAQRLNRKLVFDRESKQISNDPIANQMLIGEQPREGWEQYYKI, translated from the coding sequence ATGAAGTCAGATATTATTTCACGTCGCTCATTTTTTAAGCAGGCTTTGGCTTTTTCTGCGGTATCGGCGATACCTTCATTTTGGATTCCCAAAGCGAATGCTGCTTCTGTTGCATCCCGTATGAGTGCAAATGATAAAGTGAGAGTTGCTTTTATAGGTATCGGCAACCGGGGAGCTGATATTTCACAACGGATGTTTAAGACCGGACTGTGTGAAGTGGTTGCCCTTTGTGATGTCGATATGGGAGCTCCGCATACTCAGAAGATTATTTCAATGTTTCCGGACGTTCCTCGTTTTCAGGATTTTCGTCAGATGTTTGATAAAATGGCTGATAAGATCGACGCTGTCACGGTTTGTACTCCTGACCATTCCCATTTTCCAATTACTATTGAAGCAATGGCTCATGGAAAGCATGTTTATGTGGAAAAGCCGATGGCTCGTACTTTCCAGGAAGTGGAACTGATGATGCGGGCGGAAAAGAAATTTGGAGTAGTTACTCAAATGGGAAATCAAGGACATTCGGAGGCGAATTATTTTCAGTTTAAAGCATGGAAAGAGGCTGGATTAATAAAAGATGTCACTGCAATTACTGCTCACATGAATAACCCTCGTCGTTGGCATGGTTGGAATCCGAATATTAAGCATTTGCCGATGGGTGAACCTGTTCCGGAATCATTGGATTGGGATACTTGGCTCGGCGTACGGCCTTATCACGAATATAATCATGATTATCATTTGGGACAATGGCGTTGCTGGTATGATTTTGGGATGGGGACTTTGGGTGACTGGGGAGCTCATCTTTTAGATACGGCTCATGAATTTCTTGATTTAGGTTTGCCTAATGAAATTAATCCGTTATATCTGAAAGACCATAATCCGTTTTTTTATCCGATGTCGTCTACGATCCTTTTTAAATTCCCTGAGCGGAATAATATGCCGGCGGTAGATGTAACTTGGTATGATGGTTTGGATAATATTCCGGCTGTTCCTGAAAATTATGGTACTTCGGAGGTCGATCCGAATATCCCTGCTGTGAATGGAGGTAAATTGCAGTTGGTGAATCTGAATCCAGGTAAAGAAATTTATACGAAAACATTGACGTTTAAGGGAGGATCTCATGGAAGTACATTGTCTGTTATTCCGGATAAAATAGCGAAAGAGATGAATCCGGTTTTACCGGAGTATGGAAAAAGTCCTTCAGATCATTATGCAAATTTCTTATTGGCTTGTCAAGGAAAAGAAAAAACTCGTTCTCCTTTTTCTGTGGCCGGGCCGTTAAGCCAAGTCTTTTGTCTTGGAGTATTGGCACAACGTCTGAACAGAAAGTTGGTTTTTGACCGGGAGTCGAAACAAATCAGTAATGATCCTATTGCAAATCAAATGTTAATAGGCGAACAACCTCGTGAAGGCTGGGAGCAGTATTACAAAATATAG
- a CDS encoding IMP dehydrogenase encodes MAVYLNDVSRTFGEYLLIPGLTTKQCVPTNVSLKTPLVKHKVGEKPAIELNIPFVSAIMQSVSGPKLAIELARNGGLSFIFGSQPIDSQAEMVRKVKKFKAGFVISDSNLTPENTLADVIALVQRTEHSTIGVTDDGTPNGKLLGMVTSRDYRAEKDSPDKKVKEFMTPFSKLIVGELGMTLSEANQIIWDHKLNTLPIIDKEQNLQYFVFRKDYDSHRDNPKELSGSDKKLLVGAGINTRDYMERVPALVEAGVDVLCIDSSDGYSEWQQETLQWIKKNYGDKVLVGAGNVVDKEGFDYLVEAGADFIKVGIGGGSICITREQKGIGRGQATALIDVAQARDEYMKKTGIYVPICSDGGLVHDYHMVLALAMGADFLMMGRYFARFDESPTKKMKIGNNFVKEYWGEGSNRAKNWQRYDMGGSEALKFEEGVDSYVPYAGKMKDNLNLTLGKIIATMCSCGAITIPDLQKNAKITLVSSTSIVEGGAHDVILKEQN; translated from the coding sequence ATGGCAGTTTACTTAAACGATGTATCAAGAACATTCGGTGAATACTTGCTTATTCCCGGTTTAACCACCAAACAATGTGTGCCAACCAACGTTTCGCTGAAAACTCCGCTTGTGAAACACAAAGTGGGCGAAAAGCCTGCGATCGAGTTAAACATTCCTTTCGTTTCAGCGATCATGCAATCTGTGTCCGGTCCCAAGTTGGCCATCGAATTGGCCCGCAACGGAGGACTGTCTTTCATCTTCGGTTCACAACCTATCGACAGCCAGGCTGAAATGGTTCGGAAAGTAAAGAAGTTCAAAGCCGGATTCGTAATCAGCGACTCCAATCTGACTCCTGAAAATACGCTGGCAGATGTAATCGCTCTGGTACAGCGCACCGAACACTCTACGATCGGTGTGACGGACGACGGTACTCCTAACGGTAAATTGCTGGGAATGGTGACCAGTCGCGACTATCGTGCGGAAAAAGATTCTCCCGACAAGAAGGTGAAAGAATTCATGACTCCGTTCTCCAAGCTGATCGTCGGCGAACTGGGCATGACGTTGAGTGAAGCCAACCAGATCATCTGGGATCATAAACTGAATACGTTGCCGATCATCGACAAGGAGCAGAACTTGCAATACTTCGTCTTCCGCAAAGACTACGACAGCCACCGCGATAATCCGAAAGAGTTATCCGGCAGCGATAAGAAACTGCTCGTTGGGGCCGGAATCAACACACGCGACTATATGGAACGTGTTCCTGCGTTGGTTGAAGCGGGTGTCGATGTTTTGTGTATCGATTCATCCGACGGCTATTCCGAATGGCAGCAGGAAACTCTGCAATGGATCAAGAAAAACTATGGTGACAAGGTGCTGGTCGGTGCCGGCAATGTTGTTGACAAAGAAGGTTTCGACTACCTGGTCGAAGCCGGAGCCGATTTCATCAAGGTGGGTATCGGTGGCGGTTCCATCTGTATCACCCGTGAACAGAAAGGTATCGGCCGCGGACAGGCTACCGCATTGATCGACGTAGCACAGGCACGCGACGAATATATGAAAAAGACGGGTATTTATGTGCCTATTTGCAGCGACGGCGGCTTGGTACATGACTATCACATGGTCCTTGCTTTGGCGATGGGTGCGGACTTCCTGATGATGGGACGTTATTTCGCCCGTTTCGACGAATCTCCTACGAAGAAGATGAAAATCGGTAACAACTTCGTGAAAGAATACTGGGGTGAAGGCTCAAACCGCGCCAAGAACTGGCAGCGTTACGATATGGGCGGCAGCGAAGCACTGAAGTTCGAAGAGGGCGTCGACAGCTATGTTCCCTATGCCGGTAAGATGAAAGACAACCTCAACCTCACATTAGGCAAAATAATCGCCACGATGTGTAGTTGCGGAGCTATCACCATCCCCGATCTGCAAAAGAACGCCAAAATCACACTGGTCTCTTCAACCAGTATCGTAGAAGGCGGTGCGCATGATGTGATTTTGAAGGAGCAGAACTAA
- a CDS encoding pirin family protein, producing MKTIVDKANTRGYANHGWLKTHHTFSFANYYNPKRVHFGMLRVLNDDSIAPGEGFDTHPHKNMEVISIPLKGYMRHGDSIRNSEVITPGDIQVMSAGSGIFHSEFNDSGEEQLDLLQIWVFPREENTEPHYKNYDIRSVLKKNELGVMIAPDGSAPASINQDAWFSMGTLDAGLVKEYKLHGKKNGVYLFVIEGEVEVADTVLSKRDGAGFWDTDSIAIEVLKHATVLLMEVPME from the coding sequence ATGAAAACAATAGTGGATAAAGCCAATACTCGCGGGTATGCAAATCATGGATGGCTGAAGACCCATCATACTTTTAGTTTTGCCAATTACTACAACCCGAAGCGAGTACATTTTGGCATGCTTCGTGTCCTGAATGACGACTCGATCGCTCCGGGAGAGGGCTTCGATACACATCCACACAAGAATATGGAAGTAATCTCTATCCCTTTGAAAGGATATATGCGTCATGGCGACAGCATCCGGAACAGCGAAGTGATTACTCCGGGCGATATCCAGGTGATGAGTGCAGGTTCGGGGATTTTCCATAGCGAGTTCAACGATAGCGGTGAAGAGCAGCTGGATCTTCTTCAGATCTGGGTGTTCCCGCGCGAGGAGAATACAGAACCTCATTATAAGAATTATGATATCCGTTCCGTCTTGAAGAAGAATGAGCTGGGAGTGATGATTGCGCCGGATGGTTCCGCCCCGGCTTCTATCAACCAGGATGCGTGGTTCTCGATGGGTACGTTGGATGCGGGACTGGTGAAGGAGTACAAACTGCATGGCAAGAAGAACGGCGTTTACCTGTTTGTGATTGAAGGCGAAGTGGAGGTTGCTGATACAGTCCTTTCCAAACGTGACGGAGCCGGTTTCTGGGACACCGACAGTATTGCCATAGAAGTTCTGAAACACGCGACTGTGCTTTTGATGGAAGTTCCGATGGAATAA